One Vibrio tapetis subsp. tapetis DNA segment encodes these proteins:
- a CDS encoding TadE/TadG family type IV pilus assembly protein, translating into MRKIGRNKQNGMFVIEFALGFIVLFMFTMLIFETCRLTYICSVLDYATAEAARDARVQLEKSKKFSEYKLANCDSDYKDDPKKLQECHRVQKMAGNDLAIWYYAFIKENATPLWKIFTSENDYSLSVVPYKSPQDYVSGKAYKGQKMWDEAALAEYTVTYTYSPIMFRWSFTERPITRRLLIVQDTAMFRSKLKGE; encoded by the coding sequence ATGAGAAAGATAGGAAGAAACAAACAAAATGGGATGTTCGTTATTGAATTTGCCCTTGGTTTTATCGTGCTTTTTATGTTCACTATGCTGATTTTTGAGACTTGTCGGTTGACGTATATTTGCTCGGTGTTGGACTACGCGACTGCGGAAGCGGCGAGGGATGCTCGGGTTCAACTAGAGAAGAGTAAAAAATTCTCAGAGTATAAGTTAGCCAATTGTGATTCAGATTATAAAGATGATCCCAAAAAGCTTCAGGAATGCCATCGAGTTCAAAAGATGGCGGGTAATGATTTAGCAATCTGGTATTACGCGTTCATTAAAGAAAATGCGACCCCTCTTTGGAAAATATTTACGAGTGAGAATGACTATAGCCTGTCTGTAGTGCCATACAAATCACCTCAGGATTACGTGTCAGGGAAAGCATATAAAGGCCAAAAAATGTGGGATGAAGCTGCGTTGGCTGAGTACACAGTGACTTACACCTACAGCCCTATTATGTTTCGTTGGTCTTTTACGGAACGACCGATTACTAGGCGTTTGTTAATTGTCCAAGATACGGCGATGTTTCGTAGCAAGTTGAAAGGCGAATGA
- a CDS encoding efflux RND transporter permease subunit — protein sequence MSELNSNEPEQTISRHPIPKQTGLIAYFANNSVAANLLMIFILIMGTATYFFIQKQMFPNIEINYITIDATYSGASPQEIEESILIKIEDSIKDVTEIKKTVTRASRGSGSLQLEIDPKKDLSKVLDKVKQRVDSISSFPGAMEPINVSQVEFQQEVISMVLSADKPLSEIKPLAKTIEDELRLLSNVDLVERYSPLDEIAIEIHPDTLRKYDLTLSSVSQSIASYSANYSAGMVRTNTGQISVRIENKYYSGDEFRRIPVKIGNHGEQVLLQDIATIKDEFVEGDLYFKYSGENATYLSVKATKDQNMVPVAKTVNAYIEARNKTLPQGYELHSLVDMTYYLNARLDMMLKNLLQGAILVALLLSLFLRVKLAMWVMVGLPVCFLGALMMMPIFGISINIISLFAFIMVLGIVVDDAIVMGESAYTEIEKHGGGVDVVVSGVKKVATPATFGVLTTIAVFAPFIMSTGPERAFFLGIAVVVILCLVFSLIESKLILPAHLAHTHFTPIKKGSWRDRFNTRFFGFVNGPYKRFVEWCTKWRWSVFATFIALLVISAALVTSSFVRIVPSPKVPHDFPAVSITMNDTVSDEQTIAALKTIEKVIYQVDEATIAEYGKGMVKSTMSMTRSRTKGQIIVPLVDEEHRPFTTFELSRRWREQMPTIAGMKSFTIADDVNGGEGGDEFGYLLYGPDIETLNKAGRFFISQLQNQKGLYDISSSIDTASQEVLLSLTPVAYDLGLDLSTIAKQVGGSFYGGEAQRILRNGEEVKVMVRYPKLTREAFSSLRYALITTPTGKKVMLGDVVEITQKPGISNIRREKGYRTVYIYGSIDEEQVEPNEAVEFLLARLNSDPAAISSRYELERTNSL from the coding sequence ATGTCTGAACTCAATTCAAACGAGCCAGAGCAAACCATCTCTCGCCATCCCATTCCCAAGCAAACGGGCCTTATTGCCTACTTTGCTAATAATTCGGTTGCTGCCAACCTATTGATGATTTTTATCCTCATTATGGGTACTGCCACCTATTTCTTTATTCAGAAGCAAATGTTTCCGAATATCGAAATCAATTACATAACGATAGACGCCACCTATTCCGGCGCTTCGCCACAAGAAATCGAAGAAAGCATCTTAATTAAAATTGAAGACTCGATTAAAGATGTAACGGAAATTAAAAAGACCGTCACCAGAGCGTCTCGTGGCAGCGGCTCTCTACAGTTAGAAATCGACCCGAAAAAAGACCTGTCGAAAGTGCTCGATAAGGTCAAACAGCGGGTAGACAGCATCTCCTCTTTCCCTGGGGCCATGGAGCCGATTAACGTCAGTCAGGTTGAATTTCAGCAAGAAGTGATTTCTATGGTGTTGTCTGCCGACAAGCCGCTATCAGAAATCAAACCACTGGCGAAAACCATTGAAGACGAATTGCGCCTATTAAGTAATGTTGACTTGGTGGAGCGTTACTCACCACTGGATGAAATCGCCATCGAGATCCACCCAGATACATTAAGAAAGTACGATTTAACACTGAGCAGTGTCAGCCAGTCTATCGCCAGTTATTCTGCTAACTACTCGGCAGGTATGGTGCGCACGAACACGGGCCAGATATCGGTTCGAATCGAAAACAAATATTACAGCGGTGACGAGTTCCGACGTATTCCGGTGAAAATCGGCAACCACGGTGAACAAGTTCTGCTTCAAGACATTGCCACCATCAAAGACGAGTTTGTTGAAGGCGATCTCTACTTCAAATATTCCGGTGAAAACGCTACCTACCTATCGGTGAAAGCAACCAAAGACCAAAACATGGTCCCCGTTGCTAAAACTGTGAATGCTTACATTGAAGCAAGAAACAAAACTCTGCCTCAGGGGTACGAGCTACACAGCCTGGTCGATATGACCTACTACCTCAATGCTCGTCTCGATATGATGCTAAAAAACCTGCTGCAAGGTGCCATTTTGGTGGCATTACTGCTCAGCCTATTTTTACGCGTTAAACTGGCGATGTGGGTAATGGTTGGCCTTCCTGTGTGTTTCCTTGGCGCGTTGATGATGATGCCTATTTTTGGCATCAGCATTAATATCATCTCGCTATTCGCCTTTATCATGGTACTGGGTATCGTGGTTGATGATGCCATTGTGATGGGGGAAAGCGCCTATACCGAAATTGAAAAACACGGAGGCGGCGTTGATGTCGTGGTCAGCGGCGTGAAAAAAGTTGCAACTCCGGCGACCTTTGGTGTGTTAACGACCATTGCGGTATTCGCGCCTTTCATCATGTCGACAGGGCCAGAACGTGCGTTCTTCTTAGGCATCGCGGTGGTGGTTATCTTGTGTTTGGTATTTAGCTTAATTGAATCTAAGTTAATTTTGCCTGCTCACTTGGCTCATACCCATTTCACACCCATTAAAAAAGGCAGCTGGAGAGATCGATTCAATACGCGCTTCTTCGGTTTTGTAAACGGCCCGTATAAGCGCTTTGTGGAATGGTGCACTAAGTGGCGCTGGTCTGTATTTGCTACTTTCATTGCGTTGCTGGTGATTAGTGCTGCGTTAGTTACGTCAAGCTTTGTGCGAATTGTCCCTAGCCCAAAAGTGCCACACGATTTCCCTGCCGTCTCGATTACTATGAACGACACGGTTTCGGATGAGCAAACCATTGCAGCGTTAAAAACCATCGAAAAAGTCATTTATCAAGTTGATGAAGCCACCATTGCCGAATACGGTAAAGGCATGGTGAAATCAACCATGTCAATGACCCGAAGCCGAACCAAAGGCCAGATTATTGTGCCCTTGGTTGATGAAGAACACCGACCTTTCACCACCTTTGAGTTATCTCGTCGCTGGCGTGAACAAATGCCAACCATTGCCGGTATGAAATCGTTCACCATAGCTGATGATGTTAACGGCGGTGAAGGCGGTGATGAGTTTGGTTACCTACTATATGGGCCAGACATCGAAACCTTGAATAAAGCCGGTCGCTTCTTCATTTCGCAACTACAAAACCAAAAAGGGCTATACGATATTAGCTCCTCTATTGATACCGCCAGCCAAGAAGTGTTGTTGAGCCTAACCCCTGTAGCTTATGACCTAGGGTTAGATTTATCGACCATTGCGAAACAAGTCGGTGGTAGCTTCTACGGTGGTGAAGCGCAGCGTATTCTTCGTAACGGTGAAGAAGTCAAAGTCATGGTTCGTTACCCGAAACTGACACGTGAAGCATTTTCTTCACTACGCTACGCTTTGATCACAACACCAACCGGCAAGAAAGTGATGCTTGGAGACGTAGTAGAAATCACCCAAAAACCGGGCATCAGTAACATTCGACGTGAAAAAGGTTACCGCACTGTTTATATCTACGGCTCTATTGATGAGGAGCAAGTAGAACCCAACGAGGCTGTAGAATTTCTCCTCGCCCGTCTCAATTCTGATCCTGCCGCCATTTCATCACGATATGAACTTGAACGCACTAACTCCTTGTGA
- the ltrA gene encoding group II intron reverse transcriptase/maturase: protein MRVYYSLYGHLLHKERLYKGFKKVWKAKGAAGIDRQSLSDYAQNLSDNLDQLLLELKTKRYTPQPVRRVEIPKDDGGVRLLGIPTVRDRVVQQALNDLLTPIFEEQFHPSSFGYRPNRSCHDAINKATMFIRRYGMQHVVDMDLSKCFDKLDHELILKSIKKRVTDSSVLELIKQFLKSGVMVDGEWQHTEIGSPQGGVISPLIANIYLDAFDQEMRKRGHRIVRYADDILIFCRSRKGAENAQVQATKVLEKQLKLTVNETKSHIAHSGEGVKFLGIEIGSHYSRIQPKKMSTFKGKLKRVTRRNGGKPLLEVIKQLNPLLRGFSQYFRIANANREFKKLAAWLRRRLRSVQLRLWKKPTRLHRRLRQLGYEGSFRYICMDSWRNAASPLASYSMPNQWFNDLGLVNLEHVRTGYVFSHYAEWKCA, encoded by the coding sequence TTGAGAGTTTACTACAGTTTATATGGTCACTTGCTCCACAAAGAGCGACTCTATAAAGGATTTAAAAAAGTGTGGAAAGCGAAAGGCGCGGCCGGAATAGATAGGCAGAGCCTAAGCGACTACGCCCAAAATCTGAGTGATAACCTAGATCAACTTCTTCTGGAACTCAAAACCAAGCGATACACCCCTCAACCCGTCAGACGGGTAGAAATACCGAAAGATGATGGTGGGGTGCGATTACTTGGGATCCCAACAGTACGGGATAGAGTTGTCCAACAAGCTCTAAATGATCTATTAACCCCAATCTTCGAAGAGCAGTTTCACCCATCCAGCTTTGGGTATAGACCGAATCGAAGTTGTCACGATGCTATAAACAAAGCGACGATGTTCATCCGTCGATACGGAATGCAACACGTCGTAGATATGGACTTATCGAAGTGCTTCGATAAGCTCGATCATGAGCTTATTCTAAAAAGCATTAAGAAACGAGTCACAGACAGTAGCGTACTGGAGCTCATCAAACAGTTCCTGAAAAGTGGCGTAATGGTTGATGGAGAGTGGCAGCATACCGAGATAGGTAGTCCGCAAGGTGGAGTAATAAGCCCACTGATAGCGAACATCTATCTGGATGCGTTTGATCAAGAGATGCGAAAGCGAGGACATCGAATAGTCCGTTATGCCGACGACATACTGATCTTCTGTCGCAGCCGTAAAGGTGCAGAAAATGCGCAAGTACAGGCAACGAAGGTCCTGGAAAAACAGCTCAAGTTAACGGTGAACGAAACCAAATCACACATAGCGCACAGCGGCGAAGGTGTGAAATTCCTTGGAATAGAAATCGGTAGCCATTATAGCCGTATTCAGCCAAAGAAAATGTCGACGTTCAAAGGAAAGTTGAAGCGAGTGACAAGACGCAATGGTGGTAAGCCATTGTTAGAAGTCATTAAACAACTGAATCCACTTCTGAGAGGGTTCAGCCAGTACTTTCGAATAGCGAATGCCAACAGGGAGTTTAAGAAACTGGCCGCGTGGTTAAGGCGAAGACTTCGCAGCGTCCAATTACGATTATGGAAAAAACCGACCCGACTCCACCGCAGGCTAAGACAGCTAGGTTACGAAGGGTCATTCAGGTATATCTGTATGGATAGTTGGAGAAATGCTGCGAGTCCATTAGCCAGTTACTCGATGCCAAATCAATGGTTTAACGACCTTGGATTAGTGAATCTTGAACACGTTAGGACAGGATATGTGTTCAGCCATTATGCTGAATGGAAATGTGCATGA
- the cpaB gene encoding Flp pilus assembly protein CpaB, with amino-acid sequence MKQRFTHLLAILALVVGVYGVFNEVFATKPEPTAFEHVEVPERKVRVWLANQTIERGSNFSAKLVEAEMRLEDEADFALLDLPYSKGAVFRHRIRPGEMLTPDDLITPDNPDYVDTIISNGMSAFPLAMEQRHIVAAGIKAGDFIDILALTSLQQNMARRDEVESPRDANIDVKPLLNQVRVLAVRGKTYDDQDLIHYSQDEASTMITLVLEIPHKFISKMTLARRLSALEVYKSRNQMYLPEAQTKDILPGYQGIVELRGSRRS; translated from the coding sequence ATGAAACAGAGATTTACCCACCTTTTAGCCATTCTAGCGCTTGTTGTTGGCGTTTATGGCGTATTTAACGAAGTATTCGCGACGAAACCTGAGCCTACTGCGTTTGAACACGTTGAAGTGCCAGAGCGTAAAGTACGCGTATGGCTTGCCAACCAAACCATTGAGCGTGGTAGCAATTTTTCGGCGAAGTTAGTAGAAGCTGAAATGCGCTTAGAAGATGAAGCTGACTTTGCCTTGTTAGATCTCCCTTACAGCAAAGGTGCGGTATTTCGTCACCGTATTCGTCCGGGTGAAATGTTAACCCCTGACGACCTTATTACGCCAGACAACCCAGATTACGTCGATACCATTATAAGCAACGGCATGAGTGCTTTCCCATTGGCGATGGAGCAACGTCATATTGTGGCTGCAGGCATTAAAGCCGGCGATTTTATCGATATTTTGGCACTCACTTCTTTGCAGCAAAACATGGCAAGACGTGATGAAGTTGAATCGCCACGAGACGCCAACATTGATGTGAAGCCATTACTCAATCAAGTTCGAGTATTAGCCGTTCGCGGTAAAACGTACGATGATCAAGATCTTATTCATTACAGCCAAGATGAAGCCAGCACCATGATTACTTTGGTTCTGGAAATACCACACAAATTCATCAGTAAAATGACGCTCGCTCGTCGTTTGTCCGCATTGGAAGTGTATAAGTCTCGTAACCAAATGTATTTGCCGGAAGCGCAAACCAAAGACATTTTACCTGGCTATCAAGGCATTGTGGAACTTCGCGGTTCACGTCGCAGCTAA
- a CDS encoding type II and III secretion system protein family protein, with protein MKLSILPVVAAACVSVAAPSMAANITISLGDATSVSTKQEIGTIFVSSPDIADYQILDANKFVIFGKERGDTRIMVFAKDNSKIYERKVSVVRDVRLVNRQLKLHYPDLNVKVEAIDEQVLVQGEIINQTQHLEVIKLIGELLKLEKIEDKKDSKDDDKSKPTEMKPVVADFNTKVEYKGLVDKLKIASADQINVKLSIAEVSRQLNEELGFKWAADTGNAGQFLLTNFKAENLSTLISALNDNTLGQMLAEPNLSVISGESASFLVGGELPVVSSSANGQSVSYKEYGIKLGFAAKTLESGRIRLKLKPEVSTLDQSYKDSGSFYPSLRTRKADTTLELKDGESFVIGGLMSSEDVEGISKIPGAGDIPIIGALFRSAATKREKRELVIVATVNRVKPQHASEIQLPSMYPTSTLKRLFGMSDTPKYQVTYDLLSQGGFKK; from the coding sequence ATGAAATTATCTATTCTACCAGTCGTCGCTGCGGCTTGTGTAAGTGTTGCTGCCCCAAGCATGGCGGCAAACATCACCATTTCTTTAGGGGACGCCACTAGCGTTTCAACTAAACAAGAAATAGGCACCATTTTTGTTTCATCGCCAGACATTGCAGATTATCAAATATTGGATGCTAATAAATTCGTTATTTTTGGCAAAGAACGTGGTGATACTCGCATCATGGTATTTGCCAAGGACAACAGCAAAATTTACGAGCGCAAAGTGAGCGTTGTTCGTGATGTTAGACTAGTGAATCGCCAACTAAAGTTGCACTACCCAGATCTCAACGTGAAAGTTGAAGCGATTGACGAGCAGGTGTTAGTACAAGGCGAAATCATTAACCAAACTCAGCATTTAGAAGTGATCAAGCTGATTGGTGAATTGCTCAAGCTAGAAAAAATTGAAGATAAAAAAGACAGTAAAGATGACGATAAGTCTAAGCCGACTGAGATGAAACCCGTTGTCGCTGATTTTAATACCAAAGTGGAATACAAAGGCTTGGTCGACAAGTTGAAAATCGCTTCTGCTGATCAAATCAACGTGAAATTGTCCATTGCAGAAGTAAGTCGTCAACTTAATGAAGAGCTTGGTTTTAAGTGGGCAGCAGATACCGGAAATGCAGGGCAGTTCTTATTAACAAATTTTAAAGCTGAAAACCTGAGTACCTTAATCTCTGCCTTGAACGACAATACGTTGGGACAAATGCTAGCAGAGCCAAACTTGTCTGTGATTTCGGGTGAGTCTGCGAGTTTTCTTGTCGGGGGAGAGCTCCCAGTCGTTAGCTCCAGTGCTAACGGGCAAAGCGTTTCATATAAAGAATACGGAATCAAACTTGGCTTTGCTGCCAAAACGCTGGAAAGCGGTAGAATTCGGTTGAAGTTAAAGCCAGAAGTGAGCACGTTAGATCAGTCCTATAAAGATTCGGGTTCGTTCTACCCTTCTTTAAGAACACGTAAGGCTGACACCACTCTTGAATTAAAAGATGGCGAAAGTTTTGTGATCGGTGGCTTGATGAGTAGTGAAGACGTTGAAGGTATTTCAAAAATCCCTGGTGCTGGTGACATCCCTATCATTGGTGCGTTATTTCGAAGCGCCGCCACTAAACGCGAAAAACGCGAGCTTGTTATCGTAGCCACCGTAAACCGCGTTAAACCACAACATGCATCTGAAATTCAGCTGCCAAGCATGTACCCAACCAGCACGTTAAAGCGT
- a CDS encoding Flp family type IVb pilin: protein MTSLLKSFLKDQSGVTAIEYAVIGVAMASVLGVALGTDNESGLRSAIDRAFIKITNQIDNPSVGP, encoded by the coding sequence ATGACAAGTTTACTTAAATCTTTTCTGAAAGACCAAAGCGGTGTAACGGCGATTGAATATGCTGTAATTGGAGTTGCAATGGCTTCTGTTCTTGGAGTTGCTCTAGGTACGGATAATGAAAGTGGCCTTCGAAGTGCGATAGATCGTGCCTTTATCAAAATTACGAATCAAATTGACAACCCATCTGTCGGTCCATAA
- a CDS encoding efflux RND transporter periplasmic adaptor subunit, with translation MFKKIIKWLLPILIVLASYAGYTAIQHAAPEDDTPPPIATAPTVTTQSILPTDHQVIISSFGELAPLEATQLSAQVSGEVTSWHPNFVAGGVVKRGEVLFTLEQDNYQAAVLQAEAQLAKAQASLIEEKAKAEVAKRQAKKLSDKQVTDLYLRKPQVLSAKAEVKSAQAGLKRARRDLDNCKVIAPYDALVVERKIGVGQYVPAGTQVATINNIEAGEVILPIAGFDSAFLPDVLEGTAANIVSNGVVTIERKGEIARDLGIVDSSTRMINLVVRIQDPYGVASNKPALKFGSYVQVHFAGKKLKHIYRLPQEMVNNRIVWVVGPDNKMLARTVNVLREENQLFLIDQGLNEGDQLVTTVPEYPQVGMDVIVANAEQDKE, from the coding sequence ATGTTTAAAAAGATCATCAAATGGCTACTGCCTATTTTGATTGTACTGGCTTCTTATGCGGGCTATACCGCGATACAACACGCCGCACCGGAAGATGATACACCGCCACCCATTGCCACAGCACCAACAGTAACGACCCAGTCGATTTTACCTACAGACCATCAAGTTATTATATCAAGCTTTGGTGAACTGGCTCCGCTAGAAGCAACGCAGCTTTCTGCCCAAGTATCAGGAGAAGTCACCAGTTGGCACCCAAATTTTGTCGCCGGTGGTGTCGTTAAGCGTGGCGAAGTCTTATTCACCTTAGAGCAAGACAATTACCAAGCCGCAGTCTTACAAGCAGAAGCACAATTGGCCAAAGCTCAGGCGAGCCTGATTGAAGAAAAAGCCAAAGCAGAAGTGGCTAAGCGCCAAGCAAAAAAACTCAGCGACAAACAAGTCACCGACCTTTACTTACGTAAGCCTCAAGTACTGAGTGCCAAAGCAGAAGTAAAATCGGCGCAAGCTGGGCTTAAACGCGCACGTCGTGATCTCGACAACTGCAAGGTTATTGCGCCATATGATGCGTTAGTGGTCGAGAGAAAAATCGGTGTGGGTCAATACGTCCCTGCTGGTACTCAAGTTGCCACAATTAATAACATCGAAGCAGGTGAAGTGATCTTACCGATTGCAGGGTTCGACAGTGCGTTCCTGCCAGATGTACTTGAAGGCACGGCCGCCAATATCGTTTCAAACGGCGTTGTTACCATTGAACGCAAAGGCGAAATTGCTCGAGACCTAGGTATTGTTGACAGCAGCACCCGCATGATCAACTTGGTTGTACGCATTCAAGACCCATACGGCGTCGCAAGCAACAAACCGGCTCTTAAATTCGGCTCCTATGTTCAAGTGCACTTTGCTGGCAAGAAACTCAAGCACATTTATCGTCTGCCTCAAGAAATGGTCAATAACCGCATCGTATGGGTGGTTGGCCCAGATAATAAAATGCTAGCGCGCACCGTGAACGTATTGCGTGAAGAAAACCAATTGTTCTTGATTGACCAAGGCTTAAATGAGGGCGACCAACTTGTCACCACCGTGCCAGAGTACCCACAAGTGGGCATGGACGTGATTGTTGCTAACGCTGAACAAGACAAAGAGTAA
- the tadF gene encoding tight adherence pilus pseudopilin TadF: MNIKNQKGVFSIELAFVLLGMTAFLFFIFDLGFQVIQKSQLNRTSYAMVSVLKERKGFYTKGTRSTNWDINQTQAKEMYQMARRLLDAKQTDIRVNIGFKSGKKNEFSLTAGDSSIPCNAAQMTNELVDGSKHDLNVYRVTVCRRVPVFFEKVIGDDNEKDDRVLQSTSIFVGR, from the coding sequence ATGAATATCAAGAATCAAAAGGGTGTATTTAGCATTGAACTGGCTTTCGTTCTGCTAGGCATGACCGCATTTCTATTTTTTATCTTTGACTTGGGCTTTCAGGTTATACAAAAAAGTCAACTTAACCGTACCTCGTATGCTATGGTGTCTGTGCTTAAAGAAAGAAAAGGCTTCTATACCAAAGGAACTCGCAGTACCAACTGGGATATTAATCAGACTCAAGCGAAAGAAATGTACCAGATGGCGCGTCGACTTTTAGACGCTAAGCAAACGGACATACGCGTTAATATCGGATTTAAAAGTGGCAAAAAAAATGAGTTTTCACTGACTGCTGGGGATTCAAGCATTCCTTGTAATGCAGCCCAAATGACTAATGAGCTCGTCGACGGCAGTAAACACGATCTCAATGTTTACCGGGTAACGGTATGCCGACGCGTGCCTGTTTTCTTTGAAAAAGTGATCGGTGACGATAATGAAAAAGATGACCGCGTACTTCAATCCACTTCAATTTTTGTAGGGCGTTAA
- a CDS encoding Flp family type IVb pilin, with protein sequence MKNLINQFIKNEDGVTAIEYAVIGVAMAAVLGVAIGADNDAGLRGAINRAFVKISNQIDIK encoded by the coding sequence ATGAAAAACCTAATTAACCAGTTTATCAAAAATGAAGACGGTGTTACGGCTATTGAATATGCAGTTATTGGAGTGGCTATGGCGGCAGTTTTGGGTGTTGCTATTGGTGCTGATAATGACGCCGGTTTACGTGGGGCGATTAATCGAGCATTCGTGAAAATTAGCAACCAAATTGATATAAAATAA
- a CDS encoding pilus assembly protein, whose product MRSLKKQSGAAAIYFVFIAIAILSMGALGVEGSRYITEKAHLGDVMEATAIAVSESDEIRDEAGFDQKRATKTATAWVNYLVPDNKGADFTVSREKHTYKKEVKPKVFVERTVHHYKIDSTTTQDSWMYMKGLPSFDKQQKVYNKATAARVRTDFEPVDVVFVSDFSGSMKNYNRIGNLKKAIKSVTTTIFDATQELKQKHPNETINDSSFGFVPFSKRIVVRKGDKFFCSSLLLGKKLSIFDRPRGNNTFDSLVSSSDRERWYKDNRFTSEERRVSEKYVTWARSRSYYRVLGLDCNHGSGCRSGWNDEFRDHIDYRRTAKEIQLSDELKLMTPLKLGSSVTKTANESFCSTRSSTPAHYMLERVEMNSSTQLSKFNNDINKMRIGGGTDMYQGLLAAPQQLYRGKNKNRFIFVLSDGEENNNSFKKLVNNGLCENIRNELSTNEKGEAVKFEMFVIGLKFNNKAQAYKDCFGKHIYEVKDLSKLKDVIMELLSTTTSYNVER is encoded by the coding sequence ATGAGGTCATTAAAAAAACAATCCGGTGCTGCTGCTATCTACTTTGTGTTTATCGCGATTGCCATTTTAAGCATGGGTGCTCTTGGTGTAGAAGGGAGCAGATATATCACTGAAAAAGCTCACCTAGGTGACGTTATGGAAGCAACTGCTATTGCGGTATCTGAGAGTGATGAGATTCGTGATGAAGCAGGGTTTGACCAAAAAAGAGCGACGAAGACGGCAACCGCTTGGGTCAATTATTTAGTTCCCGATAATAAAGGGGCTGATTTTACCGTCTCTCGAGAAAAACATACCTACAAGAAAGAAGTGAAACCTAAGGTCTTTGTTGAACGCACAGTTCATCATTACAAAATCGATAGTACCACTACACAAGATTCCTGGATGTACATGAAAGGATTACCTTCCTTTGATAAACAGCAGAAAGTATACAACAAAGCGACGGCTGCTAGGGTGAGGACAGATTTTGAACCCGTCGATGTGGTGTTTGTGTCGGATTTCTCAGGGTCGATGAAGAATTACAATCGAATTGGTAACCTTAAAAAAGCAATTAAAAGCGTTACTACGACCATCTTTGACGCAACACAAGAACTAAAACAAAAACACCCAAATGAAACGATTAATGATTCATCTTTTGGTTTTGTGCCATTCTCTAAGCGAATTGTAGTTAGAAAGGGGGATAAGTTCTTTTGTTCATCGTTACTGTTGGGGAAAAAGTTATCTATATTTGATAGGCCGAGAGGAAATAACACTTTTGACTCGTTAGTTAGTAGCAGCGATAGAGAACGTTGGTATAAAGACAATAGATTTACTAGCGAAGAAAGAAGGGTGAGTGAGAAGTATGTTACGTGGGCGAGATCTCGCTCATATTATCGGGTATTAGGGTTAGATTGTAATCACGGTAGTGGATGTCGAAGCGGATGGAATGATGAGTTTAGAGATCATATAGACTATAGGCGAACGGCCAAAGAAATTCAGCTGTCGGATGAACTTAAGTTAATGACGCCTCTAAAATTGGGTTCAAGCGTGACAAAAACGGCTAATGAAAGCTTTTGCTCAACAAGATCATCTACGCCGGCGCACTATATGCTGGAGAGGGTCGAAATGAACTCGAGTACGCAGCTAAGTAAATTCAACAACGATATCAATAAGATGAGAATCGGTGGTGGGACAGATATGTATCAAGGCTTATTGGCTGCGCCACAACAATTATATAGAGGGAAGAATAAGAATCGATTTATATTTGTATTGTCAGATGGTGAAGAAAACAATAATAGTTTTAAAAAATTGGTAAACAATGGCTTATGCGAAAATATTCGCAATGAGCTGAGTACAAATGAGAAAGGTGAGGCGGTTAAATTTGAAATGTTTGTAATTGGCCTTAAGTTTAACAATAAGGCTCAAGCTTATAAAGATTGCTTTGGCAAACACATCTACGAAGTAAAAGACTTGAGCAAACTTAAAGACGTCATTATGGAGTTACTCAGTACCACGACATCTTACAATGTAGAACGCTAG
- a CDS encoding prepilin peptidase has translation MTVVIFLSILTVLAVNICISDWKERLISNKLVALNFAVCLFIALLLDVSPIWQGLVISLITFVIGLFLFKYKVFGAGDIKLLMGYSLCFDFSLALNNLIGFLLVGGVVVMFQFGWAYLTAGYQELKERGVPYGIAIASVSTFNIVCLVLDPSNL, from the coding sequence ATGACGGTTGTTATTTTTCTTTCAATATTGACCGTCTTGGCGGTCAATATTTGTATCTCAGACTGGAAAGAAAGGCTGATCAGCAACAAACTGGTCGCCCTTAACTTTGCAGTCTGTTTGTTTATCGCTTTGCTATTGGATGTTTCCCCAATTTGGCAAGGTTTGGTTATATCCCTAATTACTTTTGTTATTGGTTTATTTCTTTTTAAATATAAAGTGTTTGGCGCCGGCGATATTAAGTTATTAATGGGCTATTCATTGTGTTTTGATTTTTCTCTCGCGCTGAATAATTTAATTGGATTTTTGTTGGTAGGCGGTGTGGTGGTGATGTTTCAGTTTGGCTGGGCATATTTGACTGCAGGTTACCAAGAGCTAAAGGAACGAGGTGTCCCGTATGGGATCGCAATAGCTAGTGTCAGTACTTTTAATATCGTTTGTTTAGTATTGGACCCATCCAACCTATGA